One Dreissena polymorpha isolate Duluth1 chromosome 9, UMN_Dpol_1.0, whole genome shotgun sequence genomic window carries:
- the LOC127844007 gene encoding bromodomain-containing protein 7-like — protein MCGSVMKFVEDAEDDCTKIVDSLLDVLTKGQHSATMKQIHEKRKQDEKQKAALKKTMMFSQNDPEEADFSTANTTADGGEGKPDVQQRLDRTADLLRELHQAQHERLSQRPPPHLTNTLGPGDTEKHLADNVTSELTSLAKEAYPRDVTSLRGIRKALGISVESVIGTDESQPIEIEDGDSFSQSNVSLQNDQDNSQLEAAYSYDNNDGHQNIIDNELLMETDGTVIDNL, from the exons ATGTGTGGCAGTGTGATGAAGTTTGTAGAGGACGCTGAGGATGACTGCACAAAGATTGTGGACAGCTTGTTGGACGTACTGACCAAGGGACAGCACTCTGCCACCATGAAACAGATACACGAG AAGCGAAAACAGGATGAAAAACAGAAAGCAGCTCTTAAAAAG ACTATGATGTTCAGCCAGAATGACCCAGAGGAGGCTGATTTCTCTACAGCAAACACTACTGCAG ATGGTGGCGAGGGCAAGCCCGATGTACAGCAACGTCTGGACCGGACAGCAGACCTCCTGAGGGAGCTTCATCAGGCCCAGCATGAAAGGTTGAGTCAGCGACCTCCCCCGCACCTGACCAACACCCTGGGACCTGGCGACACAGAGAAACACCTAG CTGACAATGTCACATCTGAACTCACAAGTCTTGCAAAGGAA GCATATCCCAGAGATGTAACAAGTCTTAGAGGAATTCGAAAAGCTTTAGGAATCTCAGTAGAGTCTGTCATAGGCACGGATGAATCTCAGCCAATAGAAATCGAGGATGGTGACAGTTTCAGCCAATCAAATGTTTCTTTACAAAATGATCAAGACAATTCACAGTTGGAAGCTGCATACAGCTATGACAATAATGATGGTCATCAGAATATCATCGACAATGAACTCTTGATGGAGACAGATGGAACAGTTATTGATAACCTGTGA